One genomic region from Rosa rugosa chromosome 1, drRosRugo1.1, whole genome shotgun sequence encodes:
- the LOC133726850 gene encoding polygalacturonase-like has protein sequence MAPKLVSVMSVVITSLIALPSLFESSHAAGGATYNVVSYGARGDGKTDSTKAFLSAWSSACSSTRSATVYVPRGTFLLKPVVFSGPCRSSRIVFQMGAGTSTTLVAPSNYWELGNSGNWILFIKVTGLSIYGGTVDARGAGFWRCRRYGKSCTAGARSVSIFWCSNVVVSGLRSLNSQIMHMAIDNSNNVLVKNVWIRAPSGSPNTDGIHVEASTGITITASTIMTGDDCISIGSGARNLWIERIACGPGHGISIGSLGGYVNEDGVQNVTVTSSVFTKTQNGVRIKSWARASNAFVRNIVYRNLIMKNVDNPIIIDQKYCPGNQGCPRQSSGVKISRVTYKNIRGTSGTQVAMNFYCSPSNPCWGVKLQDIRLTYLNRAATSFCANIGGSKSGVVIPRSCF, from the exons ATGGCACCTAAGCTTGTATCTGTTATGTCTGTTGTTATAACTAGTTTGATAGCCTTGCCCTCGTTGTTTGAATCATCACATGCAGCTGGCGGTGCAACCTACAATGTGGTGAGCTACGGTGCGAGAGGAGATGGGAAAACAGACTCAACCAAAGCATTCCTCAGCGCATGGTCCTCGGCATGCTCCTCCACTAGAAGCGCTACTGTTTATGTTCCTCGCGGCACCTTCTTGTTGAAACCTGTGGTTTTCAGCGGGCCATGCAGAAGTAGCAGAATTGTGTTTCAGATGGGAGCAGGAACCAGTACTACTCTAGTTGCCCCTTCCAATTACTGGGAACTTGGGAACTCCGGAAATTGGATTTTGTTCATAAAGGTCACAGGCCTCTCTATCTATGGGGGCACAGTTGATGCTCGAGGTGCTGGATTTTGGCGTTGCCGGAGATATGGCAAGAGTTGCACAGCGGGAGCCAGG TCAGTATCGATATTTTGGTGTAGTAATGTGGTGGTGAGCGGGTTGAGGTCCTTGAACAGCCAAATTATGCATATGGCAATTGACAATAGCAATAATGTGCTCGTTAAAAACGTGTGGATCAGAGCCCCAAGCGGTAGTCCTAACACAGACGGCATACACGTAGAAGCTTCGACTGGGATTACCATTACTGCCAGCACCATAATGACCGGAGATGACTGCATATCAATTGGCTCCGGCGCAAGGAACTTGTGGATTGAACGCATTGCCTGTGGCCCTGGACATGGAATAAG CATTGGTAGTCTTGGTGGTTATGTGAATGAAGATGGTGTGCAAAACGTGACGGTAACAAGTTCCGTCTTCACGAAAACGCAAAACGGTGTGCGGATCAAGTCATGGGCCAGAGCTAGCAATGCTTTCGTAAGAAACATTGTTTACCGCAATCTTATCATGAAAAATGTCGACAACCCAATCATCATCGATCAGAAATATTGCCCTGGTAACCAAGGTTGTCCTCGTCAG AGCTCTGGCGTTAAGATTAGCAGAGTGACATACAAGAACATAAGGGGCACATCAGGCACACAAGTAGCCATGAACTTCTACTGCAGCCCTAGTAATCCGTGCTGGGGGGTCAAGCTGCAAGATATAAGGCTCACTTATTTGAATAGGGCAGCCACTTCCTTTTGTGCCAATATCGGTGGGAGCAAAAGCGGAGTAGTCATACCAAGGAGTTGTTTCTAA
- the LOC133726851 gene encoding uncharacterized protein LOC133726851 gives MATQKAQGTYEEQYNLLESYANELKKRIPGTSVWIQTELQENPGHHRRAGCRPIIGLDGCHLKGVHKGQLLSAVGIDGNNGMYPIAYAIVEQETRDSWTWFLTFLREDLQIYSSVHYAFISDKQKGLEQSIKDLFPNSEHRHCVRHLHNNLKGDGHTGLALKQLLWAVARANTMSQYDKAMEELQKASFLAWKWCVDRPACHWSRSHFKDQIKCDILLNNHSESFNKSVLDARKKPILPCLEDIRKALMVRLNHRRNSAAKWRCMVGPRIEKLLKKNAVWSHEYRALESSDMRFEIQGRGVACQSGVVSQHSVQLDTMSCT, from the exons ATGGCAACGCAGAAGGCACAGGGGACATATGAAGAGCAGTATAATCTTCTGGAGAGTTATGCGAATGAGCTGAAGAAAAGAATTCCAGGAACTTCTGTCTGGATCCAGACTGAGCTACAAG aaaatccaggtcatcacaggAGAGCAGGTTGCAGACCTATCATAGGTCTTGATGGATGTCATTTAAAGGGTGTGCACAAGGGCCAGTTGTTGTCTGCAGTAGGGATCGATGGCAACAATGGCATGTACCCGATTGCGTATGCAATTGTAGAGCAAGAAACAAGGGATTCTTGGACCTGGTTTCTAACATTCTTGAGAGAGGACCTCCAGATATACTCTTCAGTGCATTATGCATTCATTTCAGATAAGCAAAAGGGACTGGAGCAGTCAATCAAGGACCTCTTTCCCAACTCTGAGCATAGGCATTGCGTACGACACTTGCACAACAACTTGAAGGGAGATGGCCACACTGGTTTGGCTTTAAAGCAACTTCTCTGGGCAGTGGCACGAGCTAATACTATGTCTCAGTATGACAAGGCAATGGAGGAATTGCAGAAGGCATCTTTCTTGGCTTGGAAGTGGTGTGTTGACAGGCCAGCTTGCCATTGGTCTAGGTCACACTTTAAGGATCAGATTAAGTGTGACATCCTTCTGAACAACCACAGTGAGTCATTCAATAAGAGCGTCTTAGATGCAAGGAAAAAACCAATTCTTCCATGTTTGGAGGATATTAGGAAAGCACTGATGGTGAGGTTAAACCATAGGAGGAATTCTGCTGCTAAGTGGAGGTGCATGGTAGGGCCTAGAATTGAGAAGTTGTTAAAGAAAAATGCAGTCTGGAGCCATGAATACAGAGCACTTGAGTCTAGTGACATGAGGTTTGAAATACAGGGAAGGGGTGTTGCTTGCCAGAGTGGAGTTGTGAGTCAGCATTCTGTGCAGCTGGACACCATGTCATGCACCTGA
- the LOC133726897 gene encoding polygalacturonase-like — protein MANHKWQTIFLFIFINSAMAKAVTYSVTTLGAKPDGKTDSTKAFLSAWAKACASVKPAVIYVPAGRFLLRNALFSGPCKNSLITFRIAGTLVAPSDYRVIGNAGNWLLFRQVNGVTISGGILDGQGTGLWACKNSGKSCPTGATTLSFSNSNNIVVSGLVSLNSQMFHIVINGCNNVKMQGVKVSASGNSPNTDGIHVQMSSGVTILNSKISTGDDCVSIGPGTSNLWIENVACGPGHGISIGSLGKDLQEAGVQNVTVKTVTFTNTQNGVRIKSWGRASTGFARNILFQHAVMINVQNPIVIDQQYCPDKKGCPGQVSGVKISDVTYQDIHGTSATEVAVKFDCSSKYPCSRIRLENVKLIYKNNQGALASCSNAGGTSAGTVQPTSCL, from the exons ATGGCAAACCACAAATGGCAAACCATATTcctatttattttcatcaactCCGCCATGGCCAAGGCAGTCACTTACAGCGTGACCACCTTAGGAGCCAAACCAGATGGCAAGACCGACTCAACTAAGGCCTTCCTTTCTGCATGGGCTAAAGCTTGTGCCTCGGTGAAACCAGCTGTGATTTACGTGCCGGCAGGGAGGTTCTTGCTCCGCAATGCCCTGTTCAGCGGACCATGCAAGAACAGCCTCATCACCTTCCGCATTGCTGGCACCCTCGTTGCTCCGTCCGATTACCGGGTCATTGGAAATGCCGGTAACTGGCTCCTCTTTCGGCAAGTCAACGGTGTTACCATTTCCGGTGGAATTCTTGACGGTCAAGGCACTGGTTTGTGGGCGTGCAAGAACTCCGGCAAGAGTTGCCCCACTGGAGCCACG ACATTGAGTTTTTCCAACTCCAACAATATTGTGGTTAGCGGATTGGTATCTCTAAACAGCCAAATGTTTCACATAGTCATCAACGGTTGCAACAATGTTAAAATGCAAGGGGTTAAAGTATCAGCCTCCGGCAACAGCCCTAACACCGACGGTATCCATGTTCAAATGTCGTCGGGTGTTACCATTCTCAACTCAAAGATCTCTACCGGTGATGATTGTGTATCAATTGGTCCCGGCACTTCTAACTTGTGGATTGAAAATGTTGCATGCGGACCGGGTCACGGAATTAG CATTGGGAGTCTAGGCAAAGACCTACAGGAAGCTGGTGTGCAAAATGTAACGGTCAAAACAGTGACATTTACCAATACTCAAAATGGTGTGAGGATCAAGTCCTGGGGGAGGGCTAGCACTGGATTTGCCAGGAACATTCTTTTCCAACATGCTGTCATGATTAACGTTCAAAATCCGATAGTCATCGATCAACAATATTGTCCCGACAAGAAAGGCTGCCCTGGCCAG GTTTCTGGAGTTAAAATCAGTGATGTGACATATCAAGACATTCATGGTACATCGGCAACAGAAGTTGCAGTGAAATTCGATTGTAGTTCAAAGTACCCATGTAGCAGAATCAGATTAGAGAATGTGAAGCTCATTTACAAGAATAACCAAGGAGCTCTAGCTTCATGTAGCAATGCTGGTGGAACATCTGCGGGTACGGTGCAGCCTACAAGTTGTCTGTAG